A region from the Pseudomonas sp. KU26590 genome encodes:
- a CDS encoding LexA family transcriptional regulator — MNTSGDRLRGLLRECHLSATDFAANRKVTPQHVNNWFKRGIPMARIEEVAELLSVNARWLRSGEGPKHPGADRIIAEQPDTQPVRAERSVREELEMPVYTELQTQSSGRTAVGEIHNHKVRLSRRVLETMDVELHNAICVAMVGNSMADKIQDGSLIGIDRGRVQVIDGEMYALEHDGMLRVKYLYRLPGGGLRLRSHNCAEYPDEIFSAEQVQAQHIQILGWIFWWSTLNNRRHPATLRRGAE, encoded by the coding sequence ATGAATACATCAGGTGATCGACTGCGCGGCCTTCTGCGAGAGTGCCATCTCTCCGCAACGGACTTTGCCGCCAACCGAAAAGTAACGCCGCAACACGTGAACAACTGGTTCAAGCGCGGCATCCCCATGGCGCGCATTGAAGAAGTCGCGGAACTGCTGAGCGTCAACGCCCGCTGGCTGCGCAGCGGCGAAGGCCCCAAGCACCCTGGAGCCGACCGCATAATTGCCGAGCAGCCAGACACTCAACCAGTCCGGGCCGAGCGAAGCGTGCGCGAAGAACTGGAAATGCCGGTCTACACCGAGTTGCAGACGCAAAGCTCCGGCCGCACGGCAGTGGGCGAAATCCATAACCACAAAGTACGCCTGTCCCGACGCGTGCTTGAAACCATGGACGTGGAGCTGCACAACGCCATTTGCGTGGCGATGGTCGGCAACAGCATGGCGGACAAAATCCAGGACGGTTCGTTGATCGGCATCGATCGCGGCCGGGTGCAGGTCATCGACGGGGAAATGTACGCCCTCGAACACGACGGCATGCTGCGGGTGAAATACCTGTATCGCCTGCCGGGCGGCGGTTTGCGCCTGCGTAGCCACAATTGCGCCGAGTACCCCGACGAGATCTTCAGCGCCGAACAGGTGCAGGCGCAGCACATTCAGATTCTGGGGTGGATCTTCTGGTGGTCGACGCTCAACAACCGCCGCCATCCGGCAACGTTGCGGCGAGGCGCGGAATGA
- a CDS encoding TIR domain-containing protein, producing MSYRNKTYIAFASEDLSYYSLMKAWKVNEKIDFDFFNAHDLFEARDSSSPETIKRRLRERLNNTKQVIFLGSEDGRRKGGDGDSFLAYEIEVILELDLPIVIANLCQSRNIVTDNIPEPLIEQKHFNVSVSFQPKVIQYALDNYVASYAKSEMQGPHRYVGRIYEELGM from the coding sequence ATGAGTTATCGCAACAAGACCTACATCGCATTCGCCAGCGAAGACCTCTCTTATTACTCCTTGATGAAAGCCTGGAAAGTAAATGAGAAGATCGACTTCGACTTTTTCAATGCCCATGATTTGTTCGAAGCGCGGGACAGCAGTTCGCCAGAGACCATCAAACGCCGACTGCGCGAGCGGCTGAACAACACCAAGCAAGTCATCTTCCTGGGCAGCGAAGATGGCCGTCGCAAAGGCGGCGACGGGGATTCGTTTCTTGCCTATGAAATCGAGGTCATTCTCGAACTCGATCTTCCCATCGTCATCGCGAATCTGTGCCAGAGCAGAAACATCGTCACGGACAACATTCCCGAGCCGCTCATCGAGCAAAAACACTTCAACGTTTCGGTGTCTTTCCAGCCAAAAGTCATTCAGTACGCGCTGGACAACTACGTCGCCAGCTACGCGAAGAGCGAGATGCAGGGTCCGCATCGGTATGTCGGGAGGATCTACGAAGAGCTGGGCATGTGA
- the ppa gene encoding inorganic diphosphatase: MSYSKIPAGKDLPNDIYVAIEIPANHAPIKYEIDKDSDCLFVDRFMATPMFYPANYGFIPNTLADDGDPLDVLVVTPYPVTPGSVIRARPVGVLNMTDDGGGDAKIIAVPHDKLSQLYVDVKEYTDLPALLIQQIEHFFANYKDLEKGKWVKIEGWAGADAAREAITKSVAAYKG, translated from the coding sequence ATGAGCTACAGCAAAATTCCGGCCGGTAAAGACCTGCCGAATGACATCTACGTCGCAATCGAGATCCCGGCCAACCACGCGCCGATCAAGTATGAAATCGACAAAGATAGCGACTGCCTTTTCGTTGACCGTTTCATGGCCACCCCGATGTTCTACCCGGCCAACTACGGTTTCATCCCCAACACCCTGGCTGACGACGGCGACCCCCTCGACGTGCTGGTCGTGACGCCTTATCCGGTGACCCCGGGTTCCGTGATTCGCGCCCGCCCGGTCGGCGTGCTGAACATGACCGACGACGGCGGCGGCGATGCCAAAATCATCGCAGTCCCCCACGACAAGCTGTCCCAGCTGTACGTGGACGTGAAGGAATACACCGATCTGCCAGCGCTGCTGATCCAGCAGATCGAGCACTTCTTCGCGAACTACAAAGACCTCGAAAAAGGCAAATGGGTGAAAATCGAAGGGTGGGCTGGTGCTGACGCCGCTCGCGAAGCGATCACCAAATCGGTCGCGGCCTACAAGGGCTGA
- a CDS encoding DedA family protein, which translates to MDFNPLDLILHLDVYLDLLVTQYGTWVYAILFLVIFCETGLVVMPFLPGDSLLFIAGAVAAGGGMDPVLLGCLLMAAAILGDSTNYIIGRTAGDKLFSNPNSKIFRRDYLTKTQEFYGRHGGKTVTLARFLPIIRTFAPFVAGLGRMPYLRFLGFSVLGSVLWVGGLVTLGFFFGNIPFIKKNLTLLVLAIILLSLLPMIIGLIRSRAGRSSEVR; encoded by the coding sequence ATGGATTTCAATCCGCTTGATCTGATTCTTCACCTCGACGTTTACCTAGACCTGCTTGTGACCCAATACGGCACCTGGGTTTACGCGATTCTGTTTCTGGTGATCTTTTGCGAAACCGGCCTGGTGGTCATGCCGTTCCTGCCGGGCGATTCGCTGCTGTTCATCGCGGGCGCCGTGGCGGCCGGTGGCGGCATGGATCCGGTGTTGCTGGGGTGCCTGCTGATGGCAGCAGCGATACTCGGCGACAGCACCAACTACATCATCGGCCGCACGGCTGGCGACAAGCTGTTCAGCAACCCGAATTCGAAAATCTTTCGTCGGGATTACCTGACCAAAACCCAGGAATTCTACGGTCGCCACGGCGGCAAGACCGTTACCCTCGCGCGCTTCCTGCCGATCATCCGCACCTTCGCCCCCTTCGTGGCCGGTCTTGGCCGCATGCCTTACCTGCGCTTTCTCGGTTTCAGCGTATTGGGCTCGGTGCTGTGGGTCGGCGGGCTGGTCACTTTGGGCTTCTTCTTCGGCAATATCCCGTTCATCAAGAAAAACCTGACGCTGCTGGTACTGGCGATCATTCTGCTCTCGCTGCTGCCGATGATCATCGGTCTGATCCGCAGCCGCGCAGGTCGCTCTTCCGAGGTGCGCTGA
- the mpl gene encoding UDP-N-acetylmuramate:L-alanyl-gamma-D-glutamyl-meso-diaminopimelate ligase: MHIHILGICGTFMGSLAVLAKDLGHKVTGSDANVYPPMSTQLEAQGIQLMQGYDPSHLEPAPDLVVVGNAMSRGNPAVEYVLNKGLPYVSGPQWLADHVLRGRWVLAVAGTHGKTTTSSMLAWVLEHAGMAPGFLIGGVPQNFDVSARLGDTPFFVVEADEYDSAFFDKRSKFVHYGPRTAILNNLEFDHADIFPDLPAIERQFHHLVRTIPSKGLVIHPTTEPALERVIQMGCWTPVQTTGEGGQWQANLLSEDGSKFEVLFEGAVQGVVDWGMTGQHNVANALATLAAARHVGVVPQQGVEALSAFKSVKRRMEKVAEVRGITIYDDFAHHPTAIATTLDGLRKKVGDAPIIAIVEPRSNSMKLGAHRDGLPESVVQADQVVWYAPANLGWDLAATAAQCTIPSLVCDSLDGIIELVKNQAEPGTHVVIMSNGGFGGLHGKLAEALQ; the protein is encoded by the coding sequence ATGCACATTCATATTCTGGGTATCTGCGGCACGTTCATGGGTTCGCTGGCGGTGCTCGCCAAGGATCTGGGCCATAAAGTCACGGGCTCCGATGCCAACGTCTACCCGCCGATGAGCACGCAGCTCGAAGCGCAGGGCATTCAGTTGATGCAGGGTTACGACCCTTCGCACCTCGAACCGGCACCGGATCTGGTGGTGGTCGGCAACGCCATGTCGCGCGGCAATCCCGCGGTCGAATATGTCCTGAACAAGGGCCTGCCCTACGTTTCCGGGCCGCAGTGGCTGGCCGATCACGTCCTGCGCGGTCGCTGGGTGCTGGCCGTCGCTGGCACCCACGGCAAAACCACCACCAGCAGCATGCTCGCCTGGGTGCTGGAGCACGCTGGCATGGCCCCGGGCTTCCTGATCGGCGGCGTGCCGCAGAACTTCGATGTTTCGGCGCGTCTCGGCGATACGCCGTTCTTCGTCGTCGAGGCTGACGAATACGACAGCGCCTTTTTCGACAAGCGCTCCAAGTTCGTCCATTACGGCCCGCGCACCGCCATCCTCAACAACCTGGAATTCGATCACGCCGACATCTTCCCTGATCTGCCGGCCATCGAACGGCAGTTTCACCACCTCGTGCGCACCATCCCGAGCAAAGGCCTGGTCATTCACCCGACCACCGAGCCGGCACTTGAGCGCGTGATTCAAATGGGCTGCTGGACGCCGGTGCAAACCACGGGCGAGGGCGGTCAATGGCAGGCGAACCTGCTCAGCGAAGACGGTTCAAAATTCGAAGTGCTTTTCGAAGGTGCGGTCCAAGGCGTCGTCGATTGGGGCATGACCGGCCAGCACAACGTGGCGAATGCCTTGGCCACCCTCGCCGCTGCCCGCCACGTGGGCGTCGTGCCGCAGCAGGGCGTTGAGGCGTTGAGTGCTTTCAAGAGCGTGAAGCGGCGCATGGAGAAGGTCGCCGAAGTGCGCGGCATCACCATCTACGATGACTTCGCCCACCACCCGACCGCCATCGCCACCACGCTGGACGGTCTGCGCAAGAAGGTTGGCGATGCACCGATCATTGCCATCGTCGAGCCGCGTTCCAATTCCATGAAGCTCGGCGCCCACCGCGATGGTCTGCCGGAAAGCGTGGTCCAGGCCGATCAGGTGGTCTGGTATGCGCCGGCCAATCTGGGCTGGGATCTGGCCGCAACCGCTGCGCAATGCACCATTCCGTCACTGGTCTGCGACAGCCTCGACGGCATTATCGAGCTCGTGAAAAACCAGGCCGAGCCCGGCACCCACGTGGTCATCATGAGCAACGGCGGCTTCGGCGGCCTGCACGGCAAACTCGCGGAGGCACTGCAATGA
- the ubiX gene encoding flavin prenyltransferase UbiX codes for MSGPERITLAMTGASGAQYGLRLLDCLVREDREVHFLISKAAQLVMATETDVNLPPKPQMMQAFLNEYTGATAGQIRVYGKEDWMSPVASGSGSPSAMVVVPCSTGTLSAIATGACNNLIERAADVTLKERRQLILVPREAPFSSIHLENMLKLSNMGAVILPASPGFYHQPQTIDDLVDFVVARILNLLNVPQDMLPRWGEHHFGADE; via the coding sequence ATGAGCGGCCCTGAACGTATTACCCTGGCAATGACCGGCGCGTCCGGCGCGCAATACGGTCTGCGCCTGCTGGACTGCCTGGTGCGCGAGGATCGCGAAGTGCACTTCCTTATTTCCAAGGCCGCACAGTTGGTCATGGCCACCGAAACCGACGTCAACCTGCCGCCCAAACCGCAGATGATGCAGGCCTTCCTCAACGAATACACCGGCGCGACAGCGGGCCAGATTCGGGTTTACGGCAAGGAAGACTGGATGTCACCGGTGGCGTCCGGTTCCGGTTCGCCGAGTGCGATGGTGGTAGTGCCGTGTTCGACCGGAACGCTGTCGGCAATCGCCACGGGCGCCTGCAACAACCTGATCGAACGCGCCGCAGACGTGACGTTGAAGGAGCGTCGGCAGCTGATTCTGGTGCCCCGCGAGGCGCCGTTCTCCAGCATTCATCTGGAGAACATGCTCAAGCTGTCGAACATGGGCGCGGTGATTCTGCCGGCGTCGCCCGGTTTCTATCACCAGCCGCAGACGATCGATGATCTGGTGGATTTCGTCGTCGCACGGATCCTCAACTTGCTCAACGTCCCGCAGGACATGCTGCCGCGCTGGGGCGAGCATCACTTTGGCGCCGATGAATAA
- a CDS encoding sigma-54-dependent Fis family transcriptional regulator translates to MHSNHLTRHAEQVLTVTQGKTPHQYGPGADPSIARSWLRCLEDYHLDPAQAMAPTVHEHARVLESREQLQQVLTIAGDEMNSLHRQLAGGSAVLLTDARGIILNCVTEPGDRRIFERAGLWLGADWSEAREGTNGIGTCLVERQSVTIHRDEHFRGRHTGLTCSASPVFDPHGDLLAVLDVSSARHDVSRQSQFHTMALVNLSAKMIESSYFLRHFDGQWLLRFHLQAGAVGLFSEGLLAFDGEGCVSALNQSALNLLGLSRGDLVGQGVESLFDCSLDELLSRASPDAATRWPLRTRDGRGFFAVLRGQSRTELKDLATPVVSTLAVPVCSSDIWLGDASLHTDFRRALKVFERDVPLLINGETGSGKEAFAKAVHQASRRSAKPFVALNCAAIPESLIESELFGYRGGSFTGARKEGMRGKLQQADGGTLFLDEIGDMPVALQTRLLRVLEDRLVVPIGGEPRAVDVRVISATHRNLLDRVEDGSFREDLFYRLNGLEIALPPLRERSDKAQLLEFLLEQEARGLAIVIEAKARQALLDFNWPGNVRQMRNVLRTLAALCDEGRIGFADLPVAIRQGSAQTKPDISHSPLDDAERAALIATLETQRWHMTHAARELGVSRNTLYRKLRKHGIHRRTCV, encoded by the coding sequence ATGCACAGCAATCACCTGACGCGCCACGCCGAACAAGTGCTGACCGTTACCCAAGGCAAAACGCCCCATCAATACGGCCCCGGCGCCGATCCTTCCATTGCCCGTTCATGGTTGCGGTGCCTGGAGGATTATCACCTCGACCCCGCCCAAGCCATGGCGCCCACCGTGCATGAACATGCGCGCGTGCTGGAGAGTCGCGAGCAACTGCAGCAGGTCCTGACCATCGCCGGCGACGAGATGAACAGCCTGCACCGTCAGCTTGCCGGCGGCAGCGCGGTGCTGTTGACCGATGCACGCGGGATCATCCTCAATTGCGTGACCGAGCCCGGGGACCGGCGGATTTTCGAGCGTGCGGGCCTTTGGCTGGGCGCCGACTGGAGTGAGGCGCGCGAGGGCACTAACGGCATCGGCACCTGCCTGGTCGAGCGTCAGTCGGTGACCATCCATCGCGACGAGCATTTTCGGGGCCGCCACACCGGACTGACCTGTTCGGCGAGCCCGGTGTTCGATCCCCATGGCGATCTGCTTGCGGTGCTCGACGTTTCTTCGGCCCGCCACGATGTGTCCCGCCAGAGCCAGTTTCACACCATGGCGCTGGTGAACCTGTCGGCGAAGATGATCGAGAGCAGCTATTTCCTGCGTCATTTTGACGGTCAGTGGCTGCTGCGATTTCACCTTCAGGCTGGCGCGGTCGGTTTGTTCAGCGAAGGGCTGTTGGCGTTTGACGGCGAAGGCTGCGTCAGTGCGCTGAATCAGAGCGCGCTGAATTTGCTGGGCTTGAGCCGTGGCGATCTGGTGGGGCAGGGCGTGGAATCGTTGTTTGACTGCTCACTGGATGAGTTGCTGAGCCGCGCTTCGCCGGACGCCGCCACCCGTTGGCCTTTGCGTACCCGTGATGGAAGGGGATTCTTCGCCGTGCTGCGCGGGCAATCGCGTACCGAGCTGAAGGACCTTGCTACTCCGGTTGTCAGCACGTTGGCTGTGCCGGTCTGTTCGAGTGATATCTGGCTGGGCGACGCATCGCTGCACACTGATTTCCGTCGGGCGCTGAAGGTATTCGAGCGCGACGTGCCGTTGCTGATCAACGGCGAGACCGGCTCTGGCAAGGAGGCGTTCGCCAAGGCGGTGCATCAGGCGAGTCGGCGCTCCGCCAAGCCGTTCGTGGCGCTGAACTGCGCGGCCATTCCGGAAAGCCTGATCGAGAGCGAGCTGTTCGGTTATCGCGGCGGAAGTTTTACCGGCGCGCGCAAGGAAGGCATGCGCGGCAAGTTGCAACAGGCCGATGGCGGCACGTTGTTTCTGGATGAGATCGGCGACATGCCGGTGGCCTTGCAGACCCGTTTACTGCGAGTGCTGGAAGACCGGCTGGTGGTGCCCATTGGCGGCGAGCCGCGAGCGGTGGATGTACGAGTGATCAGCGCCACCCACCGGAATCTGCTGGATCGAGTGGAGGACGGCAGCTTTCGTGAGGATTTGTTTTATCGGCTTAACGGCCTGGAGATCGCCTTGCCGCCGTTGAGAGAGCGGAGTGATAAGGCGCAGTTGCTGGAGTTCTTGCTGGAGCAGGAGGCGAGAGGGCTTGCGATTGTGATTGAGGCGAAGGCCAGGCAGGCGCTGCTCGACTTCAACTGGCCCGGCAACGTGCGGCAGATGCGCAACGTGCTGCGTACGCTGGCGGCGTTGTGCGATGAGGGGCGGATTGGTTTTGCTGATCTGCCGGTGGCGATTCGGCAGGGGAGTGCACAGACAAAGCCCGACATTTCCCATTCGCCCTTGGACGACGCGGAACGCGCAGCGCTCATCGCCACCCTGGAAACCCAGCGTTGGCACATGACCCACGCCGCCCGCGAGCTGGGGGTGAGTCGCAATACGCTGTATAGAAAGCTGCGCAAGCATGGGATACACCGCCGAACCTGTGTTTAG
- a CDS encoding zinc-dependent peptidase, translating to MWSLREWRKRRTLARHPVDPQLWERVRQRLPILDGLSAEEDRYLLDSCVLFLQAKHLTALEGVDLDDESRLFLTAQAQLPLLALGDLNWYQGFHEIILYGDDFISPQRHRDASGVEHEWDGEHSGEAWSQGPVILAWPGVLTSGGWEAYNLVIHELAHKLDMLNGEANGLPPLHHDMRVSDWASAMQSAYDDLNRQLDANPDVETAIDPYAAENPAEFFAVISEYFFSAPDLLVEAYPAVYGQLKAFYRQDPLARLTALQRDNPVYQAQHDA from the coding sequence ATGTGGTCGCTGCGGGAATGGCGCAAACGGCGCACGCTGGCCCGCCATCCGGTCGATCCGCAACTGTGGGAGCGTGTGCGCCAGCGCCTGCCGATCCTCGACGGCCTGAGCGCCGAAGAGGACCGCTACCTGCTCGACAGTTGCGTGCTGTTTCTCCAAGCCAAACACCTGACCGCGCTGGAAGGCGTCGACCTGGATGACGAATCGCGTCTGTTTCTTACCGCTCAGGCACAGCTGCCGTTACTCGCCCTGGGCGATCTGAACTGGTATCAGGGTTTTCACGAGATCATTCTTTACGGCGACGACTTCATCAGCCCGCAACGCCATCGCGACGCCAGCGGCGTCGAGCATGAATGGGACGGCGAGCACAGCGGAGAGGCGTGGTCCCAAGGGCCGGTGATTCTGGCCTGGCCCGGTGTGCTGACCAGCGGCGGGTGGGAAGCCTATAACCTGGTGATCCACGAACTGGCGCACAAGCTGGACATGCTCAACGGCGAGGCAAACGGCCTGCCGCCGCTGCACCACGACATGCGCGTCAGTGACTGGGCCAGCGCCATGCAGAGCGCGTACGACGATCTCAATCGGCAACTCGACGCCAACCCCGACGTCGAAACAGCCATCGACCCCTACGCTGCGGAAAACCCCGCGGAATTTTTCGCGGTCATCAGCGAATACTTCTTCAGCGCACCGGATTTGCTCGTCGAGGCCTATCCCGCCGTCTACGGGCAACTGAAAGCGTTCTATCGGCAGGATCCGCTGGCGCGGCTGACGGCACTTCAGCGCGACAACCCGGTCTATCAGGCTCAACACGACGCCTGA
- a CDS encoding aldehyde dehydrogenase family protein: protein MRYAHPGTEGSIVTFKTQYGNYIGGEFVPPVKGQYFENISPITGKLIAEFPRSSAEDIDKALDAAHAAADAWGKTSVQERSLTLLKIADRIEQNLELLAVTETWDNGKAVRETLNADIPLAVDHFRYFAGVLRAQEGSAAEIDGNTVAYHIHEPLGVVGQIIPWNFPLLMAAWKLAPALAAGNCIVLKPAEQTPLGITVLMELIGDLLPKGVLNVVQGYGREAGEALASSKRIAKIAFTGSTPVGSHIMKLAADSIIPSTVELGGKSPNIFFEDIMQAEPEFIDKAAEGVVLAFFNQGEVCTCPSRCLVQESIYPQFMEVVMKKVLKIQRGDPLDTETMVGAQASQQQFDKILSYLEIAQSEGAELLTGGKVEKLEGSLATGYYIQPTLLKGNNKMRVFQEEIFGPVVSVTTFKDEAEALAIANDTEFGLGAGVWTRDINRAYRVGRAIKAGRVWTNCYHLYPAHAAFGGYKKSGVGRETHKVALEHYQQTKNLLVSYDINPLGFF, encoded by the coding sequence ATGCGTTATGCCCACCCCGGTACTGAAGGCTCAATCGTTACCTTCAAGACCCAGTACGGCAACTACATCGGTGGCGAATTTGTGCCGCCGGTCAAAGGCCAATACTTCGAAAACATCTCGCCGATCACCGGCAAGCTGATCGCAGAATTTCCACGCTCCAGCGCCGAAGACATCGACAAAGCCCTCGACGCCGCCCATGCCGCGGCCGATGCGTGGGGCAAAACCTCGGTGCAGGAACGCTCGCTGACCCTGCTGAAAATCGCTGACCGCATCGAACAGAACCTGGAGTTGCTGGCCGTCACCGAGACCTGGGACAACGGTAAAGCCGTGCGCGAAACCCTCAACGCGGACATCCCGCTGGCAGTCGACCACTTCCGTTATTTCGCCGGTGTGCTGCGTGCCCAGGAAGGCTCCGCTGCGGAGATCGACGGCAACACCGTGGCGTATCACATTCACGAGCCGCTGGGCGTGGTCGGGCAGATCATCCCGTGGAACTTCCCGCTGTTGATGGCCGCCTGGAAACTCGCGCCCGCCCTCGCCGCCGGTAACTGCATCGTGCTCAAACCGGCCGAGCAAACGCCGCTGGGCATCACCGTGCTGATGGAGCTGATCGGCGATCTGCTGCCAAAAGGCGTGCTCAACGTGGTGCAGGGTTATGGCCGCGAGGCCGGTGAAGCGCTGGCCAGCAGCAAGCGTATCGCCAAGATCGCTTTCACCGGTTCGACGCCGGTGGGTTCGCACATCATGAAACTGGCGGCCGACAGCATCATCCCGTCCACCGTGGAGCTGGGCGGCAAGTCGCCGAACATCTTCTTCGAAGACATCATGCAGGCCGAGCCGGAGTTCATCGACAAAGCTGCTGAAGGCGTGGTGCTGGCGTTCTTCAACCAGGGCGAAGTCTGCACGTGCCCGTCGCGTTGCCTGGTTCAGGAATCGATCTACCCGCAGTTCATGGAAGTGGTGATGAAGAAGGTCCTGAAGATCCAGCGCGGCGATCCGCTGGACACTGAGACCATGGTCGGCGCGCAGGCGTCGCAGCAGCAGTTCGACAAGATCCTTTCGTACCTCGAAATCGCTCAGAGCGAAGGCGCCGAGCTGCTGACCGGCGGCAAGGTCGAGAAGCTCGAAGGCTCGCTGGCCACCGGCTACTACATCCAGCCGACGCTGCTGAAAGGCAACAACAAGATGCGCGTTTTCCAGGAAGAAATCTTCGGCCCGGTGGTGAGCGTGACCACCTTTAAGGACGAAGCGGAAGCCCTGGCCATTGCCAACGACACCGAGTTCGGCCTGGGTGCCGGCGTCTGGACCCGCGACATCAATCGCGCGTATCGCGTAGGCCGGGCAATCAAGGCCGGTCGCGTGTGGACCAACTGCTACCACCTGTATCCCGCCCATGCGGCGTTCGGCGGTTACAAGAAATCCGGCGTCGGCCGCGAAACCCACAAGGTCGCGCTTGAGCACTATCAGCAGACCAAGAACCTGCTGGTGAGCTACGACATCAATCCGCTGGGCTTCTTTTGA